The following proteins are encoded in a genomic region of Drosophila willistoni isolate 14030-0811.24 chromosome 3R, UCI_dwil_1.1, whole genome shotgun sequence:
- the LOC6650723 gene encoding uncharacterized protein LOC6650723: MSEKHHWAKSAAPTAAPIPVPVPSTAASLQRGVTASVHPHPQPPHHPSYGIQGLGLSGEIPYTSGRFQAPPIHHNTNKLTSPLTIVPVGPGLGAVPLQVSPTSPHTNVPVAAPSGFVPPPFSNASAASSGPVGSNQAVGGGSSVLQPNPFASAANNAAGLAFVNAALNFNPAQQLELGKIMHAMHASGAGTATGPAGAATAPVIATNAPPQIAQSNVPATSRHPGDASGVSSAASAGVINSTIAENVMNAMSSDDKMQRVQQVIESSLDDNAKHQISQILEGVASLKPIEKLFLYLRLPGESSDSDPLRQPQNPLGTRSEINHTINWVRSHLEHDAQVSIPKQDVYNDYIAYCERLSIKPLSTADFGKVMKQVFPGVRPRRLGTRGNSRYCYAAMRKTTKLIPPQLPQIFQLKEEHFEAGEDGVTPSKSELLPGVASASSVADGGDDSINIVRVWAEKLLNTKLGSITELATRIRSNNATIVGHPNPTGKKYTPREPKEKRLLTDMGPLKKRRKKKRKGSTSSESSCHQLSGHLDAGSSQEASQDGLKIKQEITDSPNQTQSYNYVTGQQQQHQLLPMNLAPTEPRSNNNNNAVRNLTPKIMEMSPPVIKNEVEEYNTSNIFCKKVLKAQQTKGFWANSPSSGGSTGGGGVAGGLVPPVITTTSATPPPTSGQLSMGPPLQMGSSISPSSSLTAGGGDASSATSAPTPTPKVASRNSMMLLRAKRLIAAENAAALAAAAEDSGLPENLGLPRERVISICNMDKHELDDYFLPGEEDENSEGADTELLQYFQMGDAEEKQLNSLDALAEQNRIPQQQQDTQLATGNGVAVRVMQLNDGIGAIPPAVATEGVSSSSVSIASSMAMPSPQGFIQATSSQSAINNNVGSASASLALMSRKHQQQQTQQQRANLNPNKRKISLSNASSNGNNKNCIFLPISPNINATTAVIQQSTNPNNNPSSSNQQNCFASPGLSRMRQMRSQLSLTGKQQSLDFDNGRDPMIGATRKRRSYVYSYPSASTTSASAPPSPSLLQHCNAMGPSTTTTWPISASCTNFSENPGVDAMDLETSLALTGNGDDDLELTEIQRSQSVPLSQLHSRTSPNFNRQVSFYSENSQSSQQPIKDVDVDVDTGLLYDGVDVSALISPSFNNKFSSIAQQTGGTTCSSSTGSSSGYSSGSGGSIGIVSRSVPSTPLPHQHLNGSSHLTNVANVAIPGDVTRTASNGFFNISPSFNWGSHHQVTPANTYSAAAPATYSARNSLDISKSMPTTPITTPCFRYSPIEMRRDFLLNGNTIDSLPSSSTTTTATSFVGGSGNDVTAADSVALTLSADNLMDDRAPSSSDVVEAIIGDASDILDNL, translated from the exons ATGTCCGAGAAGCATCATTGGGCGAAATCAGCGGCGCCAACAGCAGCTCCAATTCCGGTTCCAGTTCCATCGACAGCAGCCTCACTTCAAAGGGGGGTGACAGCATCAgttcatcctcatcctcaacCCCCCCACCATCCCTCCTATGGCATTCAAGGATTGGGTTTGAGTGGCGAAATCCCTTATACCTCTGGACGATTTCAGGCTCCACCCATTCATcataatacaaataaattaacatCTCCGTTAACTATTGTCCCAGTTGGGCCAGGCTTGGGAGCTGTTCCCCTGCAAGTCTCGCCCACGTCTCCACACACAAATGTACCTGTAGCTGCACCCAGCGGCTTTGTGCCTCCTCCGTTTTCCAATGCCAGTGCCGCTTCCAGTGGTCCAGTGGGATCAAATCAAGCAGTTGGTGGTGGTTCTTCAGTGCTTCAACCAAATCCCTTTGCATCGGCAGCCAATAATGCCGCCGGTTTGGCATTTGTTAATGCTGCTCTCAACTTTAATCCAGCCCAGCAGCTGGAGCTTGGAAAGATTATGCATGCCATGCACGCGTCTGGAGCTGGCACGGCTACAGGACCGGCTGGTGCAGCAACTGCTCCAGTTATTGCAACGAATGCCCCTCCACAGATAGCCCAGTCAAATGTTCCAGCTACATCAAGGCATCCGGGAGATGCGAGTGGCGTCTCTAGTGCCGCCAGTGCAGGAGTCATCAATTCTACAATAGCAGAGAACGTGATGAATGCCATGTCCTCGGATGATAAAATGCAACGCGTTCAGCAGGTCATTGAATCCAGTTTGGA CGACAATGCCAAGCATCAAATCTCGCAGATATTGGAAGGAGTGGCCAGCTTAAAACCCATAGAGAAACTCTTTCTATATTTGCGTCTACCCGGTGAGAGTTCAGACTCAGATCCCTTAAGGCAACCACAAAATCCGCTAGGCACTCGATCGGAAATAAATCATACCATCAATTGGGTCCGATCTCATTTAGAGCACGATGCTCAGGTGTCCATACCCAAGCAGGATGTTTACAATGATTATAT TGCCTATTGCGAACGTTTGAGCATCAAACCGTTGTCCACGGCGGATTTTGGAAAAGTGATGAAGCAAGTCTTTCCTGGCGTGAGACCCAGACGTTTGGGAACGCGTGGAAATTCACGTTATTGTTATGCAGCAATGCGTAAGACCACCAAGCTGATACCACCGCAATTGCCTCAGATATTTCAGTTGAAAGAGGAACATTTTGAGGCTGGTGAGGATGGGGTAACGCCATCTAAATCTGAGCTCCTGCCTGGCGTAGCTAGTGCATCATCTGTTGCTGATGGCGGTGACGATAGCATAAATATTGTACGCGTTTGGGCGGAGAAATTGCTCAATACCAAACTGGGTAGCATTACGGAATTGGCCACACGCATTCGCAGTAACAATGCAACCATAGTGGGTCATCCAAATCCAACTGGCAAGAAGTATACACCCAGAGAACCCAAGGAGAAACGTCTACTGACT GATATGGGTCCATTGAAAAAACGACGAAAGAAGAAACGCAAGGGTTCAACATCATCCGAATCCAGTTGTCATCAATTATCAGGGCATTTAGATGCAGGCAGCAGCCAGGAGGCTAGTCAAGATGGTCTTAAGATTAAACAGGAGATTACCGATTCGCCCAATCAGACACAGTCGTATAATTATGTAACTggtcaacaacagcaacatcaattATTGCCCATGAATCTGGCACCTACGGAGCcaagaagcaacaacaataacaatgcTGTTCGTAACTTAACACCGAAAATTATGGAAATGTCACCACCAGTTATCAAAAACGAGGTGGAGGAATATAATACATCcaatatattttgtaaaaaaGTACTCAAGGCTCAACAAACCAAAGGATTTTGGGCCAATTCACCAAGCAGTGGGGGTTCAACAGGAGGCGGAGGCGTTGCTGGCGGACTAGTTCCACCagtaataacaacaacatcggCCACACCACCGCCAACAAGCGGGCAACTGTCTATGGGGCCACCCTTGCAAATGGGCAGCTCAATAAGTCCATCGAGCAGTCTTACAGCTGGCGGTGGCGATGCAAGCTCAGCCACATCCGCTCCCACACCCACACCAAAAGTAGCTTCTCGTAACAGCATGATGCTGTTACGTGCCAAACGATTGATTGCCGCCGAAAATGCAGCCGCTTTGGCCGCCGCTGCTGAGGATTCCGGACTACCAGAAAATCTGGGCTTACCACGTGAGCGTGTAATTAGCATTTGCAATATGGATAAGCACGAACTCGACGATTATTTTCTACCCGGCGAGGAAGATGAGAATTCAGAGGGTGCCGATACCGAGCTGCTTCAATATTTTCAGATGGGAGACGCTGAGGAAAAACAACTGAATTCCTTGGATGCTCTagcagaacagaacagaattccacaacagcaacaagataCGCAATTGGCAACTGGAAATGGAGTAGCCGTGAGAGTAATGCAATTGAATGATGGAATTGGGGCGATACCACCAGCTGTAGCTACAGAAGGTGTATCCTCCTCTTCCGTTTCAATTGCATCATCGATGGCCATGCCATCGCCTCAGGGTTTCATTCAGGCCACTTCAAGTCAGTCAGCGATTAATAATAATGTGGGTTCTGCCTCAGCGTCTCTGGCTCTAATGTCAAGAaagcatcaacaacaacaaacgcaGCAGCAACGTGCCAACCTTAATCCGAATAAGCGTAAAATTAGCCTAAGCAATGCTTCCagcaatggcaacaacaagaattGCATCTTTTTGCCAATATCACCAAACATCAATGCCACAACGGCTGTTATCCAACAGTCAACGAATCCAAACAACAATCCCTCCAGTAGTAATCAGCAGAACTGTTTTGCCAGCCCCGGTCTCAGTCGGATGCGTCAGATGCGCTCACAGCTCTCGCTGACGGGCAAACAACAATCCCTGGACTTTGATAATGGACGTGACCCCATGATTGGGGCAACACGGAAACGTCGCAGCTATGTGTATAGCTATCCCAGTGCCAGCACGACATCAGCCTCTGCTCCACCAAGTCCATCTCTGTTGCAGCATTGCAATGCAATGGGTCCAAGCACCACAACAACATGGCCTATATCGGCTTCTTGTACAAATTTCTCGGAAAATCCCGGTGTAGATGCCATGGATCTGGAGACAAGTCTGGCCTTGACTGGCAATGGCGATGATGATTTGGAGCTGACCGAAATTCAGCGTTCACAATCGGTGCCATTGTCCCAATTGCATTCCCGCACCAGTCCAAATTTCAATCGTCAGGTTAGTTTCTATTCCGAGAATAGCCAAAGCAGTCAACAACCCATCAAAGATGTGGATGTCGATGTAGATACGGGTCTACTCTACGATGGCGTCGATGTTAGTGCACTGATCTCGCCCAGCTTTAACAATAAATTCAGTAGCATTGCCCAGCAAACGGGCGGCACAACTTGCAGCTCATCGACTGGCTCATCATCGGGCTATAGCAGTGGTAGCGGTGGTAGCATAGGAATTGTTTCCCGTTCCGTACCCTCAACGCCATTGCCACATCAGCACCTGAATGGCAGTTCCCATTTAACGAATGTCGCAAATGTCGCTATTCCTGGCGACGTGACGCGGACAGCTTCAAATGGTTTCTTTAATATCTCTCCATCCTTTAATTGGGGCAGCCATCATCAGGTCACGCCTGCTAACACTTACTCAGCTGCAGCTCCAGCAACTTACAGTGCACGCAATTCTCTGGATATATCCAAATCTATGCCAACCACGCCCATAACAACGCCCTGTTTTCGCTATAGCCCAATTGAG